The DNA region GATGTGAGGCTGAGATACCTCACGTGAGCGTCGTAGGGTATCTCAGCATCACATCGATGATGGACGACACGGAACCATCGACACCGCAGCGGTCGCCGCTGGCGTGCCGCGTTGTCGATCCGATGACGCTTGTGCGACGCTGCGCAGTCAATGTGACGACGGCGGGTGGAGGCGTGGTGCGGGAGGTCGAGGTCAAGTACCGCGTCCAGGACCGGGAGGCGCTGCTTGTCGCGCTCACGGCGCGCGGCATCGAGCCGGGTCCGCCGGTCGTGCAGGACGACCAGGCGTACGCGCCCCAGGGCTGGTCGTACGGCGACAGCAGAATCGGTGTCCCCTTCGTACGGTTGCGGACCGTCGACGGCCGGCACACGTTCACCCTGAAACGCCCCGCCGACAATGCGCTCTCCTGCGACGAGTACGAGACGGCGGTGGCCGACCGCGAGCAGATGCACACCGCCATCCTGGCGATGGGCTTCCGCGCCACCGTACGGGTCGCCAAGGTCCGCCGTACCGCCAGGTTGCCCGGTGGTGAGCTGTGCGTCGACGACGTCGCGGGCCTCGGCACCTTCCTTGAGCTGGAACGCATCGTCGGTGACGGCGTGCCGGGTGAGGCGGTGCAGGCCGAGCTGGCGGCGTTCGTCGCGTCGCTCGGGATCGGAGTGTCGCGCACCGAAGAGTCCTACGACTCCCTCGTCCGCGCCGCCCTCGCCTCAGCCTGACCGCTAGCCGGTCGACCCGGCCGCCCGAGAAGGCTGGCCAGGGCGCCACCCGGCCGGGCGACCGCGACAATCACCGCAAGCGCGAGGACGGGCCCCGCCACGGCGTACAGGGGCACCGCGGCCGTCCTTTCCGGTCGGTGTTGCGTGGTGCGCG from Solwaraspora sp. WMMD791 includes:
- a CDS encoding class IV adenylate cyclase, translated to MREVEVKYRVQDREALLVALTARGIEPGPPVVQDDQAYAPQGWSYGDSRIGVPFVRLRTVDGRHTFTLKRPADNALSCDEYETAVADREQMHTAILAMGFRATVRVAKVRRTARLPGGELCVDDVAGLGTFLELERIVGDGVPGEAVQAELAAFVASLGIGVSRTEESYDSLVRAALASA